A window of the Erpetoichthys calabaricus chromosome 10, fErpCal1.3, whole genome shotgun sequence genome harbors these coding sequences:
- the LOC114659356 gene encoding proteasome subunit alpha type-7-like produces the protein MSYDRAITVFSPDGHLFQVEYAQEAVKKGSAAVGVRGKNIVVLGVEKKSIAKLQDERTVRKICSLDDHVFMAFAGLTADARIVINRSRVECQSHRLTVEDPVTVEYITRFISSLKQRYTQSNGRRPFGISSLIVGFDFDGTPRLYQTDPSGTYHAWKANAIGRSAKSVREFLEKNYKDEEMESDGEAIKLAIRALLEVVQSGSKNLELAVMRKGETLKILQPQEIEKYVSEIEKEDAEKQKKTII, from the exons ATGAGTTACGACCGAGCGATCACCGTCTTTTCACCTGACGGTCACCTGTTTCAAGTAGAATACGCGCAAGAAGCAGTGAAGAAAGGTTCTGCAGCG GTGGGCGTGCGAGGTAAAAATATTGTTGTCCTCGGCGTGGAGAAGAAATCCATAGCTAAACTCCAAGATGAGCGAACGGTACGCAAAATCTGTTCCCTGGATGACCACGTCTTCATGGCttttgcag GCCTTACAGCTGATGCCAGGATTGTCATAAACAGATCTCGTGTGGAGTGCCAGAGCCACAGACTTACAGTAGAAGACCCTGTTACAGTGGAGTACATTACACGCTTCATCTCCAGTCTCAAGCAG CGTTACACACAGAGTAATGGTCGCAGACCTTTTGGTATTTCCTCTTTGATTGTGGGCTTTGACTTTGATGGCACTCCGAGATTATATCAGACTGACCCCTCAGGAACATACCATGCATGGAAG GCTAATGCAATTGGACGGTCTGCAAAATCTGTTCGTGAATTTCTTGAGAAAAACTACAAGGACGAAGAAATGGAGTCAGATGGAGAAGCAATAAAGCTTGCTATTAGAGCTCTGCTAGAG gtagTTCAGAGCGGAAGTAAAAACCTTGAATTAGCAGTGATGAGAAAAGGGGAAACTTTAAAG atCCTACAACcacaagaaatagaaaaatatgtcTCTGAAATTGAGAAAGAGGATGCCGAAAAGCAAAAGAAGACAATAAtttga